Part of the Natrialbaceae archaeon AArc-T1-2 genome, GGGACCTCGTCGGCGAGGTCGTGAGCGTTCGGTTCGGTCCGGTTCGCAATCGCAACGGTCGCGCCGGCGTCGGCGAGCCCGAACGAGATCGCCCGTCCGGCCCCGCCAGCGCCGACGACGACCGCGCCGGCCCCCTCGAGGTCGACGTCGACGCGTTCGAGCGCCCGGAGCGCGCCGCCGGCGTCGGTGTTGTGTCCGGTCGGCGGCCCTTCGCCGGAGAAGTCGATCGTGTTGACCGCACCGATCCGCCTCGCCAGCTCGTCGGGTTCGACGTGTGCGAGGACGTCCTGTTTGAACGGGATCGTTACGTTGAGCCCGCGAACGCCCAGGGCGTCTGCGCCCTCGAGCGCCGTCTCGAGGGTCACTGGATCGGGTTCGAACGTGACGTAGCGTGCGTCGATGCCGAGTTCGTCGTAGGCCGCCTCGTGCATCGGCGGCGACAGCGAGTGGGTGACGGGGTTTCCGATGAGACCGAATACCTGCATACCGGCTCTCGGTGCGGCGGGGTCAAGAATCGGTCGGAGTTTGGCAAGTTCCCGTCGTGATCAGATGGAACGTCGTGTCCGGCAGTTTTTCGTAGGTTCCCTCCTTTTAGCTGCGTATGTCACAGCAGATCGCTCGGCGGGACACGCGTTTCGGGACGAGCCGGCGACAGTGGTTGGCGATGCTCGGTGGTGGGAGTGCGATGGCACTGGCCGGCTGTCTCGGCGACGACGGAACGGGCGAGGCCGACGGCGAGGTGCCGATCGACCACGACGAGACGCCGGAGGAGCTGCCGGCCGTCTCCGGGTCGTACGACACGAACACTCCCGCGTCATTCGAGACGCTGAATCCGATCTATAACACCGAGTCGGGTGCCGGAACGGCGATCGGCAGGGCGCTCGACCAGGGATACACGTTCGACGCGAACGACGAGCTCGTTCCGTTGCTGTACGACCTCTGGACGGACGACAACGAGGTCTGGGTGTTCGAACTCCGGGACACCCTCGAGTTCAGCGATCCGTACGGCCAGGTGACCGCCGACGACTTCGTCTACCTGATCCAGGAACTCCACCAGGCCGACTGGGCGGCGACGGCAAACGCGGTGGACTGGGCCGACGTCACCGTCGTCGAGACCGGCGACCTCGAGTTCCAGGCCGAGCTGCCGAGTCCGTCCCCACTGTATCCGGAGTCGTTCGACCCGCTCGAGTACCCGATCCCCAGGGAGCTGGTCGAACCGTACGTCGAGGACGAAGACCTCGAGGGGCTGCAGCAAAACGACGAACTGCTCGAGTTGACGTTCACCGGCAACCTCGGTCCGTACGTCCTCGAGGAGTGGGACCGCGGGTCGGGAACGACCTACAGCCGCAACGACGACTACTATCTGCAAGACTACGCCGACGAGCTCTCGCCGTGGTTCGAGAACGCGCCGTACTTCGAGGAGGCCTCGATCGATATCGTCGAGGAACAGTCCTCCCGGCTCGGCCAACTCGAGACGGGCGAGGTAGACGCGACCGGCATTCCGCCGGAGCGGTTCCAGGAGTTCGACGAGGATCCGACCGTCAGGGTGCTCGAGATCTTACAGCCGTTCAACCAGATCATGGCGATGAACATGCGCGACAACGGCTGGAACGCGGGACCCGGCAACCTGTTTCGGATCGTCGAGTTCCGACAGGCGATCTCCGCCGCCATCGACAGAGAAGAGATCATCGAGGGCGTCTATCGTGGCACTGCGGAAGAACACCACACCTGGCAGCCGGCGTGGTCGGAGTGGTACCCCGGCGAGGACGCGATCACGAAATTCGGCGTCGGCGATACGTACGGCGAGGCGGTCGCCCGCGACCTCGCCGAGGACGCGTTCGCACAGTCGGCGTACGACTACCAGTTCGACGGCGACGAGCTCGTCACGCCCGACGGTGACCAGGTCGTACTCGATCTGCATCACAGCGCCGGCCAGGAGACCGAACAGCTCTACGCCGAGGTCATCGCGGACGAACTCGAGGCGAACCTCGGGATCGAGGTCGAGGTCGAGCCGATCGACGGCGTACGGTTCGCCCAGGACTTCTGGACCGCCGATCCGGTCGGGGGGACGGACGAGGTCCGTGGCGAGGAGGTCAGCTGGGACGGGATCGCCAACCCGAACAATCCCGGGCCGCGGGACGTGACCTCGGACGAAGCCTGGGACATGTCCGTCGTACTCGGACTGAACACCTACCCGCGAAATCCGCTGACCAATCAGGCGTTTTTCAACGGGGCGAACGCCCGC contains:
- a CDS encoding ABC transporter substrate-binding protein yields the protein MSQQIARRDTRFGTSRRQWLAMLGGGSAMALAGCLGDDGTGEADGEVPIDHDETPEELPAVSGSYDTNTPASFETLNPIYNTESGAGTAIGRALDQGYTFDANDELVPLLYDLWTDDNEVWVFELRDTLEFSDPYGQVTADDFVYLIQELHQADWAATANAVDWADVTVVETGDLEFQAELPSPSPLYPESFDPLEYPIPRELVEPYVEDEDLEGLQQNDELLELTFTGNLGPYVLEEWDRGSGTTYSRNDDYYLQDYADELSPWFENAPYFEEASIDIVEEQSSRLGQLETGEVDATGIPPERFQEFDEDPTVRVLEILQPFNQIMAMNMRDNGWNAGPGNLFRIVEFRQAISAAIDREEIIEGVYRGTAEEHHTWQPAWSEWYPGEDAITKFGVGDTYGEAVARDLAEDAFAQSAYDYQFDGDELVTPDGDQVVLDLHHSAGQETEQLYAEVIADELEANLGIEVEVEPIDGVRFAQDFWTADPVGGTDEVRGEEVSWDGIANPNNPGPRDVTSDEAWDMSVVLGLNTYPRNPLTNQAFFNGANARYNPTGWYPEFDAAGLMQEALTATTEEEIADAMEELFVRISEEQPYIMLVFGPDITGYNPDLRGPITAFSNGWDFAAWHLEE
- a CDS encoding shikimate dehydrogenase, whose protein sequence is MQVFGLIGNPVTHSLSPPMHEAAYDELGIDARYVTFEPDPVTLETALEGADALGVRGLNVTIPFKQDVLAHVEPDELARRIGAVNTIDFSGEGPPTGHNTDAGGALRALERVDVDLEGAGAVVVGAGGAGRAISFGLADAGATVAIANRTEPNAHDLADEVPGASGHDLESVPDLLADADVLVNATSVGMEEDVSPVPAEALHGDLTVLDAVYRPLETRLLREAADRGAATIDGAWMLLYQGVEAFERWTGADAPVEVMNEALRERL